Below is a genomic region from Citrobacter telavivensis.
GGTGCGAAATAATGGCTCAGAAGTACAGTCCCTCGATCCGCACAAAATTGAAGGGGTGCCGGAATCCAATATCAGCCGCGATCTGTTCGAAGGTTTAATCATCAGTGACGTCGACGGTAAACCGTCCCCGGGCGTGGCTGAGAAATGGGAAAATAAAGACTTTAAAGTCTGGACATTCCATCTGCGCAAAGACGCAAAATGGTCAGATGGCTCGCCGGTGACGGCCCACGATTTTGTATACAGCTGGCAGCGTCTGGCGAATCCGAATACCGCATCTCCATACGCCAGTTATCTCCAGTATGGTCACATCGTCAATATTGACGACATTGTTGCCGGCAAGAAACCACCAACCGATCTCGGTGTTAAAGCCATCGATGATAATACCTTTGAAGTCACACTCAGCGAGCCTGTTCCTTATTTCTACAAACTGCTGGTGCACTCATCCGTTTCCCCGGTTCCTAAAGCCGCTGTCGAAAAATACGGTGAGAAGTGGACACAGCCAGCGAATATCATCACCAACGGTGCGTATAAGCTGAAAGACTGGGTCGTCAACGAGCATATCGTGCTTGAGCGCAATCCTAATTATTGGGACAACGCCAAAACGGTCATTAATCAGGTGACCTACCTGCCAATCGCTTCAGAAGTGACGGACGTCAACCGTTACCGCAGCGGTGAAATCGACATGACCTATAACAACATGCCGATTGAACTGTTCCAGAAGTTGAAAAAAGAGATCCCGAACGAAGTTCACGTTGACCCGTATCTGTGCACCTACTATTACGAAATCAATAACCAGAAAGCACCGTTTACGGATGTCCGCGTGCGTACCGCGCTCAAGCTGGCGCTGGACCGCGATATTATCGTTAATAAAGTGAAAAACCAGGGCGACCTGCCGGCATACAGCTTCACGCCTCCGTACACCGACGGCGCAAAACTGACTCAACCAGAGTGGTTTGGCTGGACGCAGGAAAAACGTAACGAAGAAGCGAAAAAATTACTGGCTGAAGCCGGATATACCGCGGAAAAACCGTTGACCTTCAACCTGTTGTATAACACCTCCGATCTGCATAAAAAACTGGCTATTGCCGCCGCGTCCATCTGGAAGAAAAACTTAGGCGTGAATGTGAAGCTGGAAAACCAGGAGTGGAAAACCTTCCTCGATACGCGTCATCAGGGTAACTATGATGTCTCGCGTGCGGCCTGGTGTGCGGATTACAACGAGCCAACGTCCTTCCTGAATATGGTGTTGTCTGACAGCTCGAACAACACGACGCACTATAAGAGCCCGGCGTTTGACAAGATCCTTGCCGATGCGCTGAAAGCAACGAATGAAGAGCAGCGTACTGAGCTGTACGGTAAAGCCGAGCAGCAGCTTGATAAAGATTCTGCGATTGTGCCGGTGTTCTACTACGTCAACGCCCGTTTGGTTAAACCGTGGGTGGGTGGTTATACCGGTAAAGACCCGATGGATAATATCCACGTAAAAGACTTGTATATTATCAAGCATTAATGGCAAAGGGTGGGGCAGCATAGGTTGCCCCACAGTGTCTTTTTTCGTCGACTCTCAACACTCCTCATCAGTGGTTCTGCGTGAAGGGGTGTAAAGGCACTCGCCAGAAGGTACGGGCAATGTTGAAATTTATTCTACGCCGCTGTCTGGAAGCAATTCCGACACTGTTTATTCTTATTACCATTTCGTTCTTTATGATGCGCCTTGCGCCGGGAAGTCCTTTCACCGGTGAACGCGCGCTGCCAGCGGAAGTCCTGGCGAATATTGAAGCGAAATACCATCTGAACGATCCCATCATGACCCAGTATTTCAGTTACCTGAAGCAG
It encodes:
- the oppA gene encoding oligopeptide ABC transporter substrate-binding protein OppA; protein product: MTNTKKSLVAAGILTALIAGNVATAAVVPAGVQLAEKQTLVRNNGSEVQSLDPHKIEGVPESNISRDLFEGLIISDVDGKPSPGVAEKWENKDFKVWTFHLRKDAKWSDGSPVTAHDFVYSWQRLANPNTASPYASYLQYGHIVNIDDIVAGKKPPTDLGVKAIDDNTFEVTLSEPVPYFYKLLVHSSVSPVPKAAVEKYGEKWTQPANIITNGAYKLKDWVVNEHIVLERNPNYWDNAKTVINQVTYLPIASEVTDVNRYRSGEIDMTYNNMPIELFQKLKKEIPNEVHVDPYLCTYYYEINNQKAPFTDVRVRTALKLALDRDIIVNKVKNQGDLPAYSFTPPYTDGAKLTQPEWFGWTQEKRNEEAKKLLAEAGYTAEKPLTFNLLYNTSDLHKKLAIAAASIWKKNLGVNVKLENQEWKTFLDTRHQGNYDVSRAAWCADYNEPTSFLNMVLSDSSNNTTHYKSPAFDKILADALKATNEEQRTELYGKAEQQLDKDSAIVPVFYYVNARLVKPWVGGYTGKDPMDNIHVKDLYIIKH